The DNA window ACTCACCGCTTTCCTGCCGAGCGTATCTGCGGCCATCCGAGCCCACCACGCGCTCCGGGTGCCTGAGCGCATCGGCGACAGCTTCTGGCAGCTTGCCCTTGCTGTGTCGCTGCCAATCGTTCTGTTCGTACAGCACTTTGTAATTGGCTGCCAAGGCAGCAGGGCTACGGGCGGCGTTGTCAGCGGTAATCTCGCGCGACTGGGCGTCCAGCTCAATCGCCCGTTCCGGAGAGGCGAAGTCGATTCGTCCACGAAAGCTGCCGTCCGCGCTGATCTCCCGCCGCCAACGACCGGTCTCGGAGTCAGGCACCCAGTCGCCTCGGTACATGCCCCGCTTCTCGTCCGGTTGCGGCTCCACTTTGAAAGGGCTACGCGCATTAGCCACGCCCATAGCCAACTCGGTGACCTTGGTGACCGCCTTGTAGTTCAACTCATCGGCGAGAACCGGACTGGCCTTCATCGGCTCAATCCCTGGCAAGGGCGGCAGATCGCGGGTCCAGCCTTTCTCCGGGTGCTTAGGGTCGGCCGTCCAGTCATTTCCGTCGCTGCCCCGGTGGCTGTAGATGCGATTGCGCTCTATTTCATCGGCAATTTTGTCGCCGCCCACGCCGCCGATAGCTGCCCCCAACGCGCCCCCGCCCAATGCGCCCCAAGGACCGAGGGTGCCGCCAACCCGCGCACCCACCTGAAAGCCCGTCCAGGCCATGCCAGCCGTGGTGGTGGTACGGGTAATCGACGCCTGGGCTGCGGCCAGATTGCTTTCATTGCGCAACTGCGTGTAATCGCGGGCGGCGTCGGCCACCTCCAGGGTGGTCACCACAGCGGCGGCGGTGTTGCCGAGGACGCGAACGCGGCTGGTCTGCTCTGCCGTGGCAGCCCGAGCTTGTTCTGCTGCTTCGATACCGCGAAGTGTTGCCGCGCTCTCCTCCACCTTGAGGTTGGGATCGCCAATTAGGACGCCCGCGACGCGTGCGCTGACGTGCTCCGGACCCAGGGGCTTGGCTGCGTGCGGCAAGCCATCCGCCTGGACCAGATGGTCCGGCGCAAGCCGGGCATTCACGCCCCCCGGCGTAGAACGATCCACTTTTCTGTCCAACTTGTACAGCAGCAGCCCTTCTTCAGAACGGTGCACCACGTTGAGGCGTGGATCGGAAGGTTCGTATACCTTCTCCAGCAACGGCGCATCGGGACGCAAGGCGTTGCAGTAGTCCACCATAAGGTTGCAACTACGCCGGGCCAGCCCGTCGCGAATGTAGCTACCTCCGATGTCCGAATGGGCACCGGCGACCTGCACATTGAGGAAGCGCCCGTCCTCGGACAGGCCCGGCGCAATGATCTGATCACTGGGAAATTTTGCGCGGACTTCGTCCAGCGCGGTGATCTGGAAGCCCGACACCACCGAGGGAGCGAGACGGCGGTCGAATCGCTCAGGTACGCCCGTTGCCACGGGGTCGAAGAGACCGACTGCTTGAGGGGTGAGACCCGGCGGAACAAGGTGACGCGTATAGATCGACCGCCCGTCGGGCCCAATCGCTTCGCTGCTTGGATCAACTATTCCACGTTCGTGCAGAAGATTGGTGAATCCAGCGGCTTGGCTTGCCCCTCGACTGAATCCAATTCCAACTACCCGGATGCTTACCTCCGGATCTGCCTTCTGCCACTTTGCAGCTTTGTTCACCAGGTCGGTGTACATTTCCTCCAGCCGCTGCTGGTAGGTTTAGCCCAATGCGCCATCCGCAACACGCGACAGTGGATTGCTTTGCGTACCGGGACCGGCAAGATATCGAACATGTATCTGCCCATCGCGCTCCGACAGAGCCTTTAGCTGATCGTCGATCCTGGCAACATTGGTCGCATGAAGTGGGTCAAGATGCTTGTCGTTTCCAGTCCCGTCAAACGCCGCGATATAGATTCTCTCGTGCGGATTTGTGGGGTCCCCGAGCTGCGGCACCCTAAATTCTGCGAGCGCTTCTTGGGCCTTGTGATAGCTACGAAGGTGGGCATCATCGGCGGGATAGAACGATACATTGTCGTCTATGGCCGTAACACCCTGCAGGCTTTTGTCGTTCATTGTCGCGATCCTTGCGCTGGATTCAGTAGGTGTGCGTCCAGACCAGAATCAAGTCGTCCCGACTTCCGCTTGACGGGCATCCCGGAGCCTGCGGCTCGTCCGTAAATACCAACGCTCGCGTGTAAACGCTTATTGTTCTGTCATTTACTTCCATCAGCACATCTACGGATAGTGGATTGACAGCTTTGGCTGCAAGCCAGCTCTCCAGGACGGCGTTTCTTGGAACGTTATGGCGAACGAGGCGGTCTTTGAACAGTTCGCCAATGTCCACACTTGCCTGATGCTCGAATCCGTCCAGCGAAGTCCACTCGACCTCAGCCGGAGATGCGAACTCATATCCACCGTCGTGGCCGGCAGACCACGAATCTCTCCAGTCGTCACTTGGGGGAGCGCCAGATGGTGTCTCCAGATGCAAGCGGGTAAAGCAGTAGTTGTTGTAGATGACCTTGCATCGCAGCGTGTTGTAGCAACGCACGCCAAAGTCGTAGTGGCGGAACTTCAACGGCCACGGATCGGAAGGAGGCTTCGGCGAAGTCAGGCCAAACATGAGCAGATTTCCTCTTTCCTTGATGAGCGCGCTCGTCATCCTACTGGCGGGCCGGCCGCCTCGCTATCAGAAAAGTCCCAGATGCGGCCTTTGATCCGACCCAATAGGGACGCGCCATGCGCGTCCCAGCGCGGTGATTCACCCCGCCCTATCCTCGGAAATCAGGGCGTGGTGCAGGCCTACGCCGGCTCTGACACCCTCCGCCATCGCAAGCGTGATGTTGCCCATCGTGGTCGCATCACCGGCCGCATAGACCCCGGGCACGCTGGTCTGCTTCTGCGCGTCCACGGTCAGCAGCACGCCTACCGGGCTGTCTTCCAACGCACACCCCAACTGCTCGGCCAGCGGCGACGCCATGTGCTGGCGCGCAGTCAAGAACAGCGCGCGGATGTCGATGCGACGACCATCGGCCAGCACGGCGGCACTCAGTTGCGGGGCCTCACCCTCCAATGATGCGACGGGCGTGGTTTCCAGAGTGACACCGCGTCGCTGCAGGATCGCGAGCTCATCCACGTCGATCTCCGCCCCCTGGGTAAAGAACGTCACCTGCCCCCAATCGGCCAGCACGCTGGCCATCTTCGGCGACATCGCATGTCCACCCAGCAACCCGATGGAACCGCCACCAATCTCATAGCCATGGCAGTACGGGCAATGCACCACACTGCTACCCCAGCGCTCGGCCAAGCCGGGCAACTCGGGCAGCTCATCACGCACACCAGTCGCCAGCAGCACCTTGCGCGTCGCCCAGGTCTCACCACCTTCAGTACGTAGGGCAAAGCCATCCGGCGTGGCGTGCCCGTCCACGACGGTGTCGTTGCTCCAGCGCACAGTGGGGTAATCCAGCAGCTGCGCCTTGGCCTGCTTCAGCAGTTCGCTGCCGGCAATGCCGTCCAACCCGAGCACGCCGTGCGAATGCGCGGCGAAGCGGTTGCGCGGTAATCCGGCATCCACCACCAGCACATTGCGGCGGGCGCGGGCGAGGATCAGGCCGGCAGAAAGACCGGCAAAACTGCCGCCGACGATGATGGCATCAAAGGTCATGGGAACCTCCTGAGGTGTGTTTGGCGAGATGCACGGCGAAGTCCGCGCCGAGGGTGGCGAGCGTGGTCGCCTGCAGACGGGTTTCCAGCAGCGCCTGCGCCTGCCGGTAGCTGTCGTCGAGGGCGTCGTTGACCACCTGCATCACCGGGCAGCCCCGGCCGCCTTCGCGCACTTCGGTGTGCAGCAGCGTGGGCGAACCGAGCGCGCGGTACACGTCCAGCAGGGTGATCTGCGCGGGGGCGCGGGCGAGCTGGCTGCCGCCTCCGTGGCCGCGCACGGTCTGCACGATGCCGCCCTTGCCGAGCTGCGCCAGCAGGCGGCGGATCACCACCGGGTGGGTGGGCAGGCAGGTGGCCAGCTGCTCGGAGGTGCGCGGACCGGATTGGCCGACCAGGTGGGCGACGATGTGCAGGGCGTCGGAGAACTGGTTGTTGGATTTCATGTAACTACGATAGTTACATTTTGAGTGGGTGTCTAGGTCCGGGCTGCGTTTGGGTTATCCGTGGTTGCCGGCCAGCGTTATGCCCGCCGTCCTGGCGGGCACCCTTCGGGCCGTCGCTGCGCGACGTTGCGAACGGCTCCTGCCGTTCGCTTCGGCACTACCGTTCTACATTTATCTGTAATGGAAATGTAACTAGACGCTCACTCGCGTGAACGGGACAGGAAATGTGATTAATGTCTCACTTCAGGAGGGGCCGAAGCTGTCCGATATCGGGCCGCCCCTCTCCCATTTTGCAGTGCCGACATGTCAAAGCCCTCCCCTTCCGCGCCCACGCGCGCCTTCAGCCTGCAGTTCAAGCTGCTGGGTGCCCTCTCCGTTGGCCTGGCCGTGGTGGTGTTGTGCGCCGTGGCGGGTCTGGGCTCTGCCTGGTTGAACCTTTCGACCACCATTCCGCCGGAAGTGGCGCGTAATGCGCAGGCCGAAGCGCTGCAGCGCGAGTTCCGCATGCAGGTGCAGGAGTGGAAGAACGTGCTGCTGCGCGGCAGCGATGAGGCGCTGCGGACCAAGCACCTGAGCGCCTTTGATGCGCAGGGCGAAAAGGCCCGGGCGCTGGCACAGGGACTGGCCGAAGGCACCGACGCGGAAACCGTGCAGCTGGCGAAGGCCTTCATCGGCCAGCACACCACGCTGGAGAAGGACTACCACGGCGCACTGGAGGCCTTTGCCGCCAGCGGTTACAACCCACAGGAAGGCGACACCCTGGTGCGCGGCAAGGACCGGGCGTTGGGCACCACGCTGGATGCGCTGGGCGCGCGCACTGCGATCGTTTCCGAAACGGCAGTCAAGGCCCGCTCGGAGCAGGCGCGACGCATGCTGGTGATCTGCGCGGTGCTGACCGCCGCTGCTGCGGTGGTATTGATGGTGCTGCTGGGCGCGTGGCTGCGTCGTGCGGTTATCGCCCCCGTGGTGGCTGTGGAAGCGGCGGCGCGCGCGGTGGCCCGTGGCGAGCTGGATCACCACGTACAGGTGCGCAGCCGCGACGAGATCGGTCGCCTGGGCACAGCAATGATGGACGTGACCCGCACCCTGAAGGAGGTACTG is part of the Stenotrophomonas oahuensis genome and encodes:
- a CDS encoding XVIPCD domain-containing protein — its product is MYTDLVNKAAKWQKADPEVSIRVVGIGFSRGASQAAGFTNLLHERGIVDPSSEAIGPDGRSIYTRHLVPPGLTPQAVGLFDPVATGVPERFDRRLAPSVVSGFQITALDEVRAKFPSDQIIAPGLSEDGRFLNVQVAGAHSDIGGSYIRDGLARRSCNLMVDYCNALRPDAPLLEKVYEPSDPRLNVVHRSEEGLLLYKLDRKVDRSTPGGVNARLAPDHLVQADGLPHAAKPLGPEHVSARVAGVLIGDPNLKVEESAATLRGIEAAEQARAATAEQTSRVRVLGNTAAAVVTTLEVADAARDYTQLRNESNLAAAQASITRTTTTAGMAWTGFQVGARVGGTLGPWGALGGGALGAAIGGVGGDKIADEIERNRIYSHRGSDGNDWTADPKHPEKGWTRDLPPLPGIEPMKASPVLADELNYKAVTKVTELAMGVANARSPFKVEPQPDEKRGMYRGDWVPDSETGRWRREISADGSFRGRIDFASPERAIELDAQSREITADNAARSPAALAANYKVLYEQNDWQRHSKGKLPEAVADALRHPERVVGSDGRRYARQESGEWISESWFRNKHAKGDLRAELDLAFDAQRDHVQKVLDERWNPLREPTTLETVRVVPSPEQLAEQAASVQADGPAVEPQEAKQPEGLSDTRHPGNAEFQRVLQQVHHAEAGQGIKSGPHSEKIAAALLAEGERQGVEISRVRIGDRGQIEGMAASNPYSDAAAVRVDSTAALKMTLEAHSREWTDARSPHLAQSSPVAERTAEQQPGISGLSVADQGMFRRIRQDVPGHIGDDQVMRALLDAKQARIADVDRIDKVMMAGDRIFIAGTVPGFRSVTDVAQEAPPLQETVARVQEGNQQREQQVALEQQHQQDRGPRMG
- a CDS encoding NAD(P)/FAD-dependent oxidoreductase, translating into MTFDAIIVGGSFAGLSAGLILARARRNVLVVDAGLPRNRFAAHSHGVLGLDGIAGSELLKQAKAQLLDYPTVRWSNDTVVDGHATPDGFALRTEGGETWATRKVLLATGVRDELPELPGLAERWGSSVVHCPYCHGYEIGGGSIGLLGGHAMSPKMASVLADWGQVTFFTQGAEIDVDELAILQRRGVTLETTPVASLEGEAPQLSAAVLADGRRIDIRALFLTARQHMASPLAEQLGCALEDSPVGVLLTVDAQKQTSVPGVYAAGDATTMGNITLAMAEGVRAGVGLHHALISEDRAG
- a CDS encoding Rrf2 family transcriptional regulator encodes the protein MKSNNQFSDALHIVAHLVGQSGPRTSEQLATCLPTHPVVIRRLLAQLGKGGIVQTVRGHGGGSQLARAPAQITLLDVYRALGSPTLLHTEVREGGRGCPVMQVVNDALDDSYRQAQALLETRLQATTLATLGADFAVHLAKHTSGGSHDL